Within Ipomoea triloba cultivar NCNSP0323 chromosome 9, ASM357664v1, the genomic segment TGAAGGAAAAGTGTTGCTTAGACACCCTTTTCTGAACAATAGGAATTCCAAGATACTTTCCTAGATTTTCAGTAACCGGGATGTTGGTAATGGATCCCACTAACCGCTTAATCCTGTTAGGAGTGTTAGGAGAGCAGTAAATAAGAGATTTAGAGAGATTGATATTCAAACCTGACCAACGGGTAAACTTGTTAAGACAGTTCATGATGACCCTCGTTTGTGATTCCGATGCCTCACCAAATAGCATAAGGTCGTCAGCGAAAAATAGATGGGACAATCCAATACCTCCTCTTGAAATATGAACTGGGCGCCACCTTTTATCAATATTTTCCTTTTGGATAGCTAACGAGAGTTTTTCCATGGCCAGAATGAAGAGGTAGGGAGCAAGAGGATCGCCCTGTCTAAGACCTCTACTAGGTACGAATGGGGGGGAGTTTGCCGCCGTTCTAGAGGATCCCTATAGTACTTTCTCGTAGAGAAAAAAGGATTAAGTTGATCAAACGTTCTGGGAGCCCAAAATCGATCATAACCCTTTCCAGGAATCTCCAATCGATGTTGTCATACGCCTTGTGGAGGTACACCTTCATCACTAAAGAGCCTTTCTTGCATTTTTTCTTAGTGATGCTATGCATGATCTCTTGGGTTAGAACAGTATTGTCTAAGGTGGACCTCCCCGAAAGGAAACTATTTTGGTGAGGACCCACGAGCTTATCCATTAAAGGTCTCATCCGGTTAACAATGACTTTGgacacaattttaaaaatgacgTTGAGTAACGTAATAGGTCTGAAGTCCGCTGCACTTTCAGGGTTGTCTTTTTTGGGAATAAGAGTAATGAAAGCTTCAAGGAATTTAACCGGTATCATACCTGTGTTCATAGACTCGTTCACAAGCCCGGTAACAGAGATACCTACCTCTTCCCAATAGTTTTGGTAGAAAGCAGCCTGAATCCCATCCGGACCCGGACTGCCCCATCTTTTCATCCCAAAAACTGCTTTTCTCACCTCCTCAAGACTAGCCGGTCGGATAAGACCCTTAGCTTCTCTCTCACTAATCCTCTTACCCGAGTGGGGTTCAGGCAAAAAAGGATCATCATGATCAACCCTGCTGAACAAATTAGAATAAAAGTGAGTAACATGGTCTTTCAGCACATTGGGGTCGTAGTTCCACTCACCATTGATTTTGAGGGAACGGATTCTACCCCTACTTCTACGAATGATGGTAGAAGTATGATAGAATTTGGTATTTTTGTCGCCATCCTTAATCCAGGATTTTCTAGATTTTTTGAACCAAAATAGTTCCTCCTGGGCAAGCGTCAAATTAAGTTCCTTCAAGAGTTTCCTTTCCAAAATTTGTAGGCCTCGGGAATTATTGTACCAAGGCGACAtttgaattccctggagtctaGCTTGAAGATgtcttttccttttgaaaatgtTGCCAAACACTTCCTCGTTCCACTGTTTACTGTGCATAGTAACATCCTCGATAGCACCCACCACATCGCCGCTTTTATCCATCTAAGCTTTCCTCCAAATCTCCTTATAGTCTTCAGGAGAAATCCACGCCGCCTCGAACCGGAATGGCCTGGCTGACCTATCCGGAGCCGCACCTGCCCTGCTGTCAAATGAGATGGGGTGGTGGTCTGAGTGTGTTCTAGCAAGAACTCTAGCTTTGGCTTCGGGAAAGGCTTCCTGAGCTTCGAGGTTCCAGAAAACGTGATCCAACTTCTTCCTGGTAACCGTGCGCCCTCCAATTTGTCTAAGCCAAGTGAAGTTAGGCCCGGTTGAGCTAACCTCCATAAGACCACAGTCACTATACGCTGAACAGAATCGATCTAAATTACTCATGTTGATCTGTTCGCTCCCCCAGTGATCATTCAAACTAGCAATGTCACTGAAGTCCCCCATCATAACCCACGGCCCTGACAGAGCGTCACTAAAAGTCTTACATTCTATCCAAAATAACTCATTGGCTCTTGGGTTGGGGCGCACATACGCGAAGGACACATGGAGATGGGTAGTCCCTCCCTCAAACACCTTGCAATGGATAGTCTGAGAATTACTATCAATCACCTCGAGGTTTAGCATACTTTTGTTCCAAACTAAAAGTAGACCCCCTACAAAACCAAGAGTGTCAACCATGAAATAGTTATCAAAACCCAACTTACTTAACAACGTGAGCAGTTTATCCGCCTTGTTCGTTTTGGTCTCAAGGAAACAAATCGCCCCCACCTCCTTCTTAGAAAGAAGGAATTTAGTATGGCGAATCATTTCCCGGTTCCCCACGCCTCGACAATTCCAGGACGTCACAATCATTTAGAAGGCCCAGGCGGTAAGGAAGTTTGGGCACCGCCTTCCTTTCGCGTCCACACATTGCTAGAACCGGAGTCATGTCCTCCTGCACATTGTGTTGTTCCCGTGACTCTAGGAACAGAACCAAACACAAAGGTGCAGTTCCCTACGTTGGTTCTAGGGACCACTGACTCCTCGGCCATCACCCCAGTCGATCTGTGAGTCTGTTTATTAACATCCGGTATCCTAGAGCTTTTCTTACGCCTCCCTTTCTTCTGAGGGTCATTGTCACGATGGTTGGCCATCCTAGCTTCCCCTTCCACGAAGACAGGGGTGTCGTGAAGTTCCCCGGTGTCCTGCAAGACAGAAAAAGCGTTACCAACCGGAAGAGGCGTAGGGCTTGTACTAACCTTATTGACCGGAGGAACTGTCGTGGTAGGTCCCTTAGGTTTTCCGTCAGCCGCCGTGCCCTTGGTTTTCCTGGAACCCTCCTTGGTTTTCAGGTTTTTCGCATGCACTTTGGGATCCTTGGCACGATTCTTTCCTTGCTGAGAATGCTTTTTGTTTGAGACAATCATCCAGGGACCATATTTCACAAGCGATTTTTCTGGACCGAGATCCCCAAGACCAGCAGCATTGTCTACATTCATCTCCATATTCGGAGTAGACCGAGGAGCATCGTCCGCATGTATTTTCTCATTCTTAGGGCACTTGTTCGATACGTGTCCGACTTCCCAACAGTCAAAACATATAGCGTGCAGACCCTCGAATTCCACCCGTTGCAGCTTGTCATGAACCCAAACCATTGAGACAAGGGGTTTAAGCAAGTCCATTTCAACCGCCGCCCTTGCAAACCTCACCCTTGACACCCCCGCCATAGTCTTGTCCAGTTTGATTGGCTTTCCCACTTGATTCAGGATCTCTTTGACGGCATCGTCTCGGAAAAACTCCACCGGCAGTCCTCGGAGACGCACCCAAACTGCCATTCTCTCCATTTTTGTAGTTTGAGGATCGAAGTTTGGTCGCCATCGTTGGGGAATGACGTAGCTGTCAAATAGTTTTCATGGTCCGCCCAGGAACACATGCTTGTACTCTGTTTCCACATTGAAGCGCACCACATAGTATCCCATGCCAATATCCAGCAACTCCACCTTACCTTTAATGTCCCACAACCGGAAGA encodes:
- the LOC116029695 gene encoding uncharacterized protein LOC116029695; translation: MIVTSWNCRGVGNREMIRHTKFLLSKKEVGAICFLETKTNKADKLLTLLSKLGFDNYFMVDTLGFVGGLLLVWNKSMLNLEVIDSNSQTIHCKVFEGGTTHLHVSFAYVRPNPRANELFWIECKTFSDALSGPWVMMGDFSDIASLNDHWGSEQINMSNLDRFCSAYSDCGLMEVSSTGPNFTWLRQIGGRTVTRKKLDHVFWNLEAQEAFPEAKARVLARTHSDHHPISFDSRAGAAPDRSARPFRFEAAWISPEDYKEIWRKA